The following coding sequences lie in one Hyalangium minutum genomic window:
- the ftsA gene encoding cell division protein FtsA, with the protein MAKQKSGEIIVGLDIGTTKICAIVGELTDSGIDIIGIGTHPSKGLRKGVVVNIEATVSSIRRAVEEAELMAGAEISHVYTGIAGGHIKGFNSQGIVAVKDKEVREADIARVIDAAKAVAIPLDREVIHVLPQEFIIDDQGGIKEPLGMAGVRLEAKVHIVTGAVSSAQNIVKCANRTGLNVADIVLQPLASAEAVLSEDEKELGVCLVDIGGGTTDIAIFSGGSIVHTAVIALGGNNLTSDIAIGLRTPAHEAERIKQKFGCALASMVNKDETIEVPSVGGRQPRVLGRQILCEILEPRVEEIFQLVHREIQKCGYEDLLASGVVITGGSTLLAGMPELAEEVLGLPVRRGMPRGIGGLVDVVKSPMYATGVGLVVYGARNLDRRMFRIREENVYKKVKGRMREWLEEIF; encoded by the coding sequence ATGGCGAAGCAGAAGTCTGGGGAGATCATCGTCGGGCTGGACATCGGCACGACGAAGATCTGCGCGATCGTCGGTGAGCTCACCGACAGCGGGATCGACATCATCGGTATCGGCACCCACCCCTCCAAGGGGTTGCGCAAGGGCGTCGTGGTCAACATCGAGGCGACTGTGTCCTCCATCCGCCGTGCGGTGGAAGAGGCCGAGCTCATGGCGGGGGCGGAGATCTCCCACGTTTACACGGGCATCGCCGGGGGCCACATCAAGGGCTTCAACTCCCAGGGCATCGTCGCGGTGAAGGACAAGGAGGTCCGCGAGGCGGACATCGCCCGCGTCATCGACGCCGCCAAGGCCGTGGCCATCCCCCTGGACCGGGAAGTCATCCACGTGCTGCCGCAGGAGTTCATCATCGACGACCAGGGCGGCATCAAGGAGCCGCTCGGCATGGCGGGCGTGCGCCTGGAGGCCAAGGTGCACATCGTCACGGGCGCCGTCTCCAGCGCGCAGAACATCGTCAAGTGCGCCAACCGCACCGGCCTGAACGTGGCCGACATCGTCCTGCAGCCCCTGGCCTCCGCCGAGGCCGTCCTCAGCGAGGATGAGAAGGAGCTGGGCGTGTGCCTGGTGGACATCGGCGGCGGCACCACGGACATTGCCATCTTCTCCGGCGGCTCCATCGTCCACACCGCCGTCATCGCCCTGGGCGGCAACAACCTGACGAGCGACATTGCGATTGGCCTGCGCACCCCGGCGCACGAGGCCGAGCGCATCAAGCAGAAGTTCGGTTGCGCGCTTGCCTCCATGGTCAACAAGGACGAGACGATCGAGGTGCCGAGCGTCGGCGGCCGCCAGCCTCGCGTGCTCGGCCGGCAGATCCTCTGCGAGATCCTCGAGCCGCGCGTGGAGGAGATCTTCCAGCTCGTCCATCGCGAAATTCAGAAGTGCGGCTACGAGGACCTGCTCGCCTCGGGCGTGGTGATCACGGGTGGCTCCACGCTGCTCGCCGGCATGCCTGAGCTCGCGGAAGAGGTGCTCGGACTGCCCGTGCGGCGCGGTATGCCTCGCGGTATCGGCGGCCTGGTGGACGTGGTGAAGAGCCCCATGTACGCCACGGGCGTGGGCCTTGTCGTTTACGGCGCGCGAAACCTGGATCGCCGCATGTTCCGGATTCGCGAGGAGAACGTGTACAAGAAGGTGAAGGGCCGCATGCGCGAGTGGTTGGAGGAAATTTTCTAG
- a CDS encoding cell division protein FtsQ/DivIB, producing the protein MRTCFFSMAFGKSKNRRRVDTAQKKEAVKGAVRNHGPSVAKGLLAAVITAGLIWGGIELRTWALASPRFQLQEANFTGLTRASRAELVRLSGLAVGQNLFAMDVAALEKAMLQHPWVHGVEVTRHFPATVSVEVVEHLPEALVVLGDLYVLDGEGEPFKRVTPGDGLDLPLVTGVERDAYVKDPAAARERMKAAIEVMHAYADLKPGRHERLSEVRVNGTSLTLVTVTGQEVLMGEGNTEAKLARLTRVRRELSTKGLAADVIHLENRARPGWVAVKLSSPVSERNGTSTQ; encoded by the coding sequence ATGCGGACCTGTTTTTTCTCCATGGCCTTCGGCAAGTCCAAGAACCGTCGCCGCGTCGACACCGCCCAGAAGAAGGAGGCGGTGAAGGGCGCCGTTCGGAATCACGGTCCGTCCGTGGCCAAGGGACTGCTGGCCGCCGTCATCACCGCGGGCCTCATCTGGGGCGGCATCGAGCTGCGCACCTGGGCGCTGGCCTCGCCGCGCTTCCAGCTGCAGGAGGCGAACTTCACCGGGCTCACCCGAGCCTCGCGCGCGGAGCTGGTGCGGCTGTCCGGCCTGGCGGTGGGGCAGAACCTCTTCGCCATGGACGTGGCCGCGCTGGAGAAGGCCATGCTCCAGCACCCGTGGGTGCATGGTGTGGAGGTGACGCGGCACTTCCCGGCCACTGTCTCCGTGGAGGTGGTGGAGCACCTGCCCGAGGCGTTGGTGGTGCTGGGCGACCTGTACGTGCTGGACGGGGAGGGCGAGCCCTTCAAGCGGGTGACGCCGGGGGACGGGCTGGACTTGCCGCTCGTCACGGGCGTGGAGCGCGATGCTTACGTGAAGGATCCCGCCGCCGCGCGCGAGCGCATGAAGGCGGCCATCGAGGTGATGCACGCCTACGCCGATCTGAAGCCGGGCCGCCACGAGCGGCTGTCCGAAGTCCGGGTGAACGGCACGTCGCTGACGCTGGTGACGGTGACGGGGCAGGAGGTGCTGATGGGCGAGGGGAACACCGAGGCCAAGCTGGCGAGGCTGACGCGCGTGCGGCGCGAGCTGAGCACCAAGGGGCTGGCCGCCGACGTCATCCACCTGGAGAACCGGGCGCGTCCCGGCTGGGTGGCCGTGAAGCTTTCGAGTCCTGTCTCCGAGAGGAACGGGACCTCGACGCAGTAG
- a CDS encoding D-alanine--D-alanine ligase produces MSALSKSELKSKRVAVLMGGLSAERDVSLRTGAAVSKALRSFGYDVVDIDVGKDLAARLVAEKVEVAWIALHGRYGEDGCVQGLLESLFIPYTGSGVLASAMGMEKVYAKQVFTTHGIPTPPYKVFTEATAARAAVDSLPFPFPVVVKPSREGSSVGVHVCKTKEAYLAAVDDASKYAGFLLVEQFIKGREVQGAVLDDEALGVIEVKVAREFYDQEAKYKAGSGTQYLFPAPLPADQYARVNEVCLAVHKALGCKGASRSDVIATESGDVYVLEINTLPGMTETSLLPKIANGRGIDFPTLCERILLGASLKA; encoded by the coding sequence GTGAGCGCTCTGTCCAAGTCCGAGCTGAAGTCCAAGCGCGTCGCCGTCCTCATGGGGGGCCTGTCCGCCGAGCGCGATGTGTCCCTGCGCACCGGGGCCGCCGTGTCCAAGGCGCTGCGCTCGTTCGGCTATGACGTGGTGGACATCGACGTGGGCAAGGATCTCGCCGCGCGCCTCGTGGCCGAGAAGGTGGAGGTGGCCTGGATTGCCCTCCACGGCCGCTACGGCGAGGACGGCTGCGTCCAGGGATTGCTCGAGTCCCTCTTCATCCCCTACACCGGCAGCGGCGTGCTCGCGTCCGCCATGGGCATGGAGAAGGTCTACGCCAAGCAGGTCTTCACCACCCACGGCATCCCCACGCCTCCTTATAAGGTGTTCACCGAGGCCACCGCCGCCCGCGCCGCCGTGGACTCGCTGCCGTTCCCGTTTCCCGTCGTCGTGAAGCCCAGCCGCGAGGGCAGCAGCGTCGGCGTCCACGTCTGCAAGACGAAGGAGGCCTACCTGGCCGCCGTGGACGACGCCTCCAAGTACGCCGGCTTCCTGCTGGTGGAGCAGTTCATCAAGGGCCGCGAGGTGCAGGGCGCCGTGCTGGATGACGAGGCGCTCGGCGTCATCGAAGTGAAGGTGGCCCGCGAGTTCTACGACCAGGAGGCCAAGTACAAGGCCGGCAGTGGTACGCAGTACCTCTTCCCAGCGCCCCTGCCCGCAGATCAGTATGCGCGCGTGAACGAGGTGTGCCTCGCCGTCCACAAGGCGCTCGGCTGCAAGGGCGCGTCGCGCTCGGACGTCATTGCCACCGAGTCGGGAGACGTCTACGTGCTGGAAATCAACACGCTGCCGGGCATGACCGAGACGAGCCTCTTGCCGAAGATCGCCAACGGCCGAGGCATCGACTTCCCCACCTTGTGTGAGCGGATCCTCCTCGGCGCGTCACTCAAGGCCTGA
- the murB gene encoding UDP-N-acetylmuramate dehydrogenase translates to MTARIASSLPEWLSHLDGCEVKAGEPLAPLTSVRVGGFAEALVRPRSPDALVALLRLAQAQGVPVTILGGGANTLVGDGGVKGITLRLPGDLFPEAADVGEDEGRITLGAGAAIVRLVNQMRNHGLVGAEFLAGIPGTLGGAVSMNAGTKNGECFRVVEAVEVATADGVGWLEKARIPHAYRHSELPPGGVVTRVRFRLPRGDLAASKQAMDKDLAYRKSTQPLSQPNFGSVFTNPPGDFAGRLIEKVALKGHILGRAQISTLHANWIVNLGGATARDVLGLITLMQERVKADSGVELKPEVKRVGEFLP, encoded by the coding sequence ATGACGGCGCGCATCGCATCCTCCCTCCCAGAGTGGCTCTCGCACCTGGATGGGTGTGAGGTGAAGGCGGGCGAGCCGCTCGCGCCCCTCACCAGTGTCCGGGTGGGAGGCTTTGCGGAGGCACTCGTCCGCCCGCGCAGCCCCGATGCGCTCGTGGCGCTGCTGCGGCTGGCCCAGGCCCAGGGCGTGCCCGTCACCATTCTGGGTGGAGGTGCCAACACGCTCGTGGGCGATGGCGGGGTGAAGGGCATCACACTGCGCCTCCCGGGAGATCTGTTCCCAGAAGCCGCTGACGTGGGCGAGGACGAGGGCCGCATCACGCTGGGCGCGGGCGCGGCGATCGTCCGGCTCGTCAATCAGATGCGCAACCACGGGCTGGTCGGCGCGGAGTTCCTCGCAGGCATCCCCGGCACGCTGGGCGGCGCGGTGTCGATGAACGCCGGCACCAAGAACGGCGAGTGCTTCCGCGTCGTGGAAGCCGTGGAGGTGGCCACGGCGGACGGGGTGGGGTGGCTGGAGAAGGCGCGGATTCCGCATGCGTACCGGCACTCGGAGCTGCCTCCGGGCGGCGTGGTGACACGGGTGCGCTTCCGGTTGCCTCGGGGAGACCTGGCCGCCTCCAAGCAGGCCATGGACAAGGACCTGGCCTACCGCAAGAGCACCCAGCCGCTCAGCCAGCCGAACTTTGGCAGCGTCTTCACCAACCCGCCGGGCGACTTCGCCGGGCGGCTCATCGAGAAGGTGGCCCTCAAGGGCCACATCCTGGGTCGCGCGCAGATTTCGACTCTGCACGCCAACTGGATCGTCAATCTGGGCGGTGCCACCGCCCGCGACGTCCTCGGCCTCATCACCCTGATGCAGGAGCGGGTGAAGGCTGATTCCGGCGTCGAGCTCAAACCCGAAGTCAAACGCGTAGGGGAGTTCCTTCCGTGA
- the murC gene encoding UDP-N-acetylmuramate--L-alanine ligase has protein sequence MNKTGNKPQSLFKTRHAAQVHFVGIGGIGMSGIAEVLINLGYRVSGSDLKGSDITRRLASMGATIYEGHKAQNLVHADVVVISSAVKKDNPEVVTARQRKIPVIARAEMLAELMRLKYAVAVAGSHGKTTTTSMVATVLSAAGLDPTAVVGGKVNVLDSNAKLGKSELMVVEADESDGSFLKLHPAITVVTNIDPEHMDHYGTLEALKTAFVEFCNRVPFYGLNVLCLDHPNVQELLPRLEKRVVTYGSSHMADYRVEGISLEGFSTRFNAFRRDEPLGEFRVRMVGAHNALNALAVIAVAEEMEIPLDIVRGALAEFGGVQRRFTVRGEVNGITVVDDYGHHPTEVLATLAGARRAFGRRVVVAFQPHRYTRTHDLKREFTTAFNDADVLFVSSVYAAGEEPIPGATGDALAEAIRDHGHRDVTYVEKRVDLPAAIAPRLREGDIVLTLGAGDITQVGPDLLALLGKAGAAKGG, from the coding sequence GTGAACAAGACTGGCAACAAGCCCCAGAGTCTCTTCAAGACGCGCCACGCCGCCCAGGTGCACTTCGTGGGCATCGGCGGCATCGGCATGAGCGGCATCGCCGAGGTGCTCATCAACCTGGGCTACCGCGTGTCCGGCTCGGACCTGAAGGGCAGTGACATCACCCGGCGTCTGGCCAGCATGGGTGCCACCATCTACGAGGGCCACAAGGCGCAGAACCTCGTGCATGCGGACGTGGTCGTCATCTCCTCCGCGGTGAAGAAGGACAACCCGGAGGTCGTCACCGCGCGCCAGCGGAAGATCCCGGTCATCGCCCGCGCGGAGATGCTCGCGGAGCTGATGCGCCTCAAGTACGCGGTCGCCGTGGCCGGCAGCCACGGGAAGACCACCACCACCTCCATGGTGGCCACGGTGCTCTCCGCCGCGGGGCTGGACCCCACCGCCGTGGTCGGCGGCAAGGTGAACGTGCTCGACTCCAACGCCAAGCTCGGCAAGAGCGAGCTCATGGTGGTCGAGGCCGACGAGAGCGATGGCAGCTTCCTCAAGCTGCACCCCGCCATCACCGTGGTGACGAACATCGATCCCGAGCACATGGACCACTACGGGACGCTCGAGGCGCTGAAGACGGCCTTCGTGGAGTTCTGCAACCGCGTGCCGTTCTACGGGCTCAACGTCCTGTGCCTGGACCACCCCAACGTGCAGGAGCTGCTGCCCCGGCTGGAGAAGCGCGTCGTCACCTACGGCAGCTCGCACATGGCGGACTACCGGGTGGAGGGCATCTCGCTCGAGGGCTTCAGCACCCGCTTCAACGCCTTCCGGCGCGATGAGCCGCTCGGCGAGTTCCGCGTCCGCATGGTGGGCGCGCACAACGCCCTCAACGCCCTGGCCGTCATCGCCGTGGCCGAGGAGATGGAGATTCCTCTCGACATCGTGCGCGGGGCCCTGGCCGAGTTCGGCGGCGTGCAGCGCCGCTTCACCGTGCGCGGCGAGGTGAACGGCATCACCGTGGTGGACGACTATGGGCACCACCCCACCGAGGTGCTGGCCACGCTGGCCGGTGCACGGCGGGCCTTCGGGCGCCGGGTCGTGGTGGCTTTCCAGCCCCACCGCTACACGCGCACCCATGATCTGAAGCGCGAGTTCACCACCGCCTTTAATGATGCGGACGTGCTCTTCGTCTCCAGCGTCTACGCGGCTGGCGAGGAGCCCATCCCCGGCGCCACGGGAGACGCTTTGGCCGAGGCCATCCGGGACCACGGCCACCGCGACGTGACGTACGTGGAGAAGCGGGTGGATCTGCCCGCCGCCATCGCTCCCCGGCTGCGCGAGGGTGACATCGTCCTCACGCTGGGCGCCGGTGACATCACCCAGGTGGGGCCGGATCTGCTGGCCCTGCTCGGGAAGGCCGGGGCCGCCAAGGGCGGGTGA
- the murG gene encoding undecaprenyldiphospho-muramoylpentapeptide beta-N-acetylglucosaminyltransferase, whose amino-acid sequence MKVLIAGGGTGGHLFPGIALAEEVVTRHHKNEVVFVGTERGLEAKVVPQAGFPLEFISVRGLKGKGFLQFLLGLLALPLAFIESIRILQRHKPDVVVGVGGYASGPVVMSAWLLGIPTAIQEQNALPGITNKILGRFVRVVFTAFEDARRFFPEGKVQLVGNPIRRKLMDNYLRSHVAHERFSVLVFGGSLGAKGLNQRVVDALGFLEDLKDQMTFVHQTGKNDLEMVRKGYADKGFQAEVVEFINDMSDAYARADLVVCRAGATTLAELTVCKKPSILVPFPYATDDHQAVNARAMVEAGAALMFREAELTGQKLAEQIRLLKTEPVRLKQMEKKAGLLGRPEASKELADVLVDLMVKVYGPNGRDRPPKPEAAKPSRSE is encoded by the coding sequence GTGAAGGTCCTCATTGCTGGCGGTGGAACGGGCGGTCACCTCTTTCCGGGCATTGCCCTGGCCGAAGAGGTCGTCACTCGCCACCACAAGAATGAGGTGGTCTTCGTCGGCACCGAGCGCGGTCTGGAGGCGAAGGTGGTGCCGCAGGCCGGCTTCCCGCTCGAGTTCATCAGCGTCCGCGGTCTCAAGGGCAAGGGCTTCCTCCAGTTCCTCTTGGGGCTGCTGGCGCTGCCGCTGGCCTTCATCGAGTCCATCCGCATCCTCCAGAGGCACAAGCCGGACGTCGTTGTGGGCGTGGGCGGCTATGCCAGCGGGCCCGTGGTGATGTCCGCGTGGCTGCTGGGCATCCCCACCGCGATCCAGGAGCAGAACGCGCTGCCGGGCATCACCAACAAGATCCTCGGCAGGTTCGTGCGCGTGGTCTTCACCGCCTTCGAGGATGCGCGGCGCTTCTTCCCCGAGGGCAAGGTGCAGCTGGTGGGCAACCCCATCCGCCGCAAGCTGATGGACAACTACCTGCGCTCGCACGTGGCGCACGAGCGGTTCTCCGTCCTCGTGTTCGGCGGCAGCCTGGGCGCCAAGGGCCTCAACCAGCGCGTGGTGGATGCGCTGGGCTTCCTCGAGGACCTGAAGGACCAGATGACCTTCGTGCACCAGACCGGGAAGAACGACCTGGAGATGGTGCGCAAGGGCTACGCGGACAAGGGCTTCCAGGCCGAGGTCGTCGAGTTCATCAACGACATGTCCGATGCCTACGCCAGGGCGGACCTCGTGGTGTGCCGCGCGGGCGCCACCACGCTGGCCGAGCTCACCGTGTGCAAGAAGCCCAGCATCCTCGTGCCCTTCCCGTACGCCACGGATGACCACCAGGCGGTGAACGCCCGGGCGATGGTGGAAGCGGGCGCGGCCCTCATGTTCCGCGAGGCGGAGCTCACCGGGCAGAAGCTGGCCGAGCAGATCCGCCTCCTGAAGACGGAGCCGGTGCGGCTCAAGCAGATGGAGAAGAAGGCCGGGCTGCTGGGCCGCCCCGAGGCCTCCAAGGAGCTGGCGGACGTGTTGGTGGATCTGATGGTGAAGGTGTACGGGCCCAACGGCCGCGACCGGCCCCCCAAGCCCGAGGCCGCCAAGCCCTCCAGGAGCGAGTGA
- the ftsW gene encoding putative lipid II flippase FtsW, with protein sequence MKTSAAGPVRFDPILLCAVLALVALGLVMVYSASAILAQDKLGDSLYFLKRQLMAAGMGVVAMAVAMKVGWRRLARLAWPLLIVTILLLIAVLIPGVGTTAGGARRWIRFPGFGLQPAEVAKFAWVVYLSYSLAKKREKVATFSVGFLPHLVLCGILVALCMRQPDFGSSVLLVFLLFVLLFTAGTKLSYLVGSVLLALPMAYVAIASSPYRMKRVLAFLDPWAHRHDVGYQVAESLMSIGSGGLTGLGLGDGRQKLFFLPEAHTDFIFAIIGEELGLIGVTLLVALYAIVIWRGVRIALASPEPFGTYLGLGLTSIVAFQATVNMCVAMGLLPTKGLTLPFVSYGGTSLLVLMGAAGVLLSLSTATQGAPRTSRVGSEMREVTA encoded by the coding sequence ATGAAGACATCCGCCGCCGGGCCCGTCCGGTTCGATCCCATCCTCCTGTGTGCCGTGCTGGCGCTCGTGGCATTGGGGCTGGTGATGGTCTACTCGGCCAGCGCCATCCTCGCGCAGGACAAGCTGGGCGACAGCCTCTACTTCCTCAAGCGCCAGCTCATGGCTGCCGGCATGGGCGTGGTGGCCATGGCCGTGGCCATGAAGGTCGGCTGGCGGAGGCTGGCACGCCTGGCCTGGCCGCTGCTCATCGTCACCATCTTGCTGCTGATAGCTGTGCTGATTCCGGGCGTTGGCACCACGGCAGGCGGCGCGCGCCGGTGGATTCGCTTCCCGGGCTTCGGTCTACAGCCCGCCGAGGTCGCCAAGTTCGCCTGGGTCGTCTACCTGTCCTACTCGCTGGCCAAGAAGCGCGAGAAGGTGGCCACGTTCTCCGTGGGCTTCCTGCCCCACCTGGTCCTGTGCGGCATCCTCGTGGCGCTGTGCATGCGCCAGCCGGACTTCGGCAGCTCCGTGCTGCTCGTGTTCCTGCTCTTCGTGCTGCTGTTCACCGCGGGCACCAAGCTGAGCTACCTCGTGGGCTCCGTGCTGCTGGCGCTGCCGATGGCGTACGTGGCCATCGCCTCCAGCCCGTACCGCATGAAGCGCGTGCTGGCCTTCCTGGATCCGTGGGCCCACCGCCATGACGTGGGCTACCAGGTGGCCGAGTCGCTCATGTCCATCGGCTCAGGAGGGCTCACAGGCCTGGGACTGGGTGACGGGCGGCAGAAGCTGTTCTTCCTTCCCGAGGCCCACACCGACTTCATCTTCGCCATCATCGGCGAGGAGCTGGGGCTCATCGGCGTCACGCTGCTGGTGGCGCTCTACGCAATCGTCATCTGGCGCGGGGTGCGCATCGCCCTGGCGTCGCCCGAGCCGTTCGGCACATACCTCGGGCTGGGCCTCACCTCCATCGTCGCCTTCCAGGCCACCGTGAACATGTGCGTGGCCATGGGCCTGCTGCCGACCAAGGGGCTGACGCTGCCGTTCGTCTCGTACGGTGGCACGTCGCTGCTGGTGCTGATGGGGGCGGCAGGGGTGTTGCTGTCATTGAGTACCGCCACGCAAGGGGCCCCGCGCACCTCTCGCGTCGGCAGCGAGATGCGGGAGGTGACAGCGTGA
- the murD gene encoding UDP-N-acetylmuramoyl-L-alanine--D-glutamate ligase, translating to MSLALSGQKVLVFGLAKSGVAAIKLLLAQGAQVTALDARDENALGDVARELKAQGVKLVTGATPAGLLEAQQFIVVSPGVPLSLPELEAARIADVPIWGEIELAWRFLSEVPLFGITGTNGKSTTTALTGELFKKGGRRTFVGGNLGLPLAEAALTPKDWDAQVVELSSFQLEGIQQVRPKGAAILNLTPDHIDRYPSHEAYGEAKARIFMNQGPGDFAVVNAEDAHVMRLGLQANVPVYGFSVSGQFAPGGPKLTGMAVAKPSGFRLDFLNEDYTLTNRALRGAHNAQNAMAAALLARLGGVSREAVQAGLDSYPGLPHRMESVRVLDGVEWVNDSKATNVDSVLVALRAFKGDLLLIAGGKGKGAPYKPMVDEGLGKVKVVLTIGKDAETIAAAYQGHAPVHSCGTLDEAVRRARELAKAGDTVLLSPACASYDQFKNFEDRGETFKRLVQAL from the coding sequence ATGTCTCTCGCGCTGTCCGGTCAGAAGGTGCTGGTGTTCGGGCTGGCGAAGAGTGGGGTGGCGGCCATCAAGCTGCTGCTCGCGCAGGGCGCCCAGGTGACGGCGCTCGATGCCCGGGATGAGAACGCGCTGGGCGACGTGGCTCGCGAGCTGAAGGCCCAGGGCGTGAAGCTTGTCACGGGCGCCACGCCGGCCGGGCTGCTCGAGGCCCAGCAGTTCATCGTGGTGAGCCCCGGTGTCCCGCTGTCCCTGCCCGAACTGGAGGCCGCGCGCATCGCGGATGTCCCCATTTGGGGCGAGATCGAGCTGGCCTGGCGCTTCCTCTCGGAGGTGCCGCTGTTCGGCATCACTGGCACCAACGGCAAGAGCACCACCACGGCGCTCACCGGCGAGCTGTTCAAGAAGGGCGGGCGCCGCACCTTCGTGGGCGGCAACCTCGGGCTGCCGCTGGCCGAGGCCGCGCTCACGCCGAAGGACTGGGATGCGCAGGTGGTGGAGCTCTCCAGCTTCCAGCTCGAGGGCATCCAGCAGGTGCGTCCCAAGGGCGCGGCCATCCTCAACCTGACGCCGGACCACATCGACCGGTACCCGAGCCACGAGGCCTATGGCGAGGCCAAGGCCCGCATCTTCATGAACCAGGGCCCCGGCGACTTCGCGGTGGTGAACGCGGAGGACGCGCACGTGATGCGGCTCGGGCTCCAGGCCAACGTGCCGGTGTACGGTTTCAGCGTGTCCGGGCAGTTCGCGCCGGGCGGACCGAAGCTCACGGGGATGGCGGTGGCGAAGCCCAGTGGCTTCCGGCTCGACTTCCTCAACGAGGACTACACGTTGACGAACCGGGCCCTGCGCGGTGCGCACAACGCGCAGAACGCCATGGCGGCGGCTCTGCTCGCCCGGCTGGGGGGCGTGTCTCGCGAGGCGGTGCAGGCCGGGCTCGACAGCTACCCGGGCTTGCCTCACCGCATGGAGAGCGTCCGGGTGCTGGACGGCGTGGAGTGGGTGAACGACTCGAAGGCCACCAACGTGGACTCGGTGCTGGTGGCGCTGAGGGCCTTCAAGGGCGACCTGCTGCTCATCGCGGGCGGGAAGGGGAAGGGCGCGCCGTACAAGCCGATGGTGGACGAGGGGCTCGGGAAGGTGAAGGTGGTTCTCACCATCGGTAAAGACGCGGAGACGATCGCTGCGGCGTACCAGGGGCACGCTCCGGTGCACTCCTGCGGCACGCTGGACGAGGCCGTGAGGAGAGCACGCGAGCTGGCGAAGGCCGGCGACACCGTGCTGCTGTCTCCCGCGTGCGCGTCGTACGATCAGTTCAAGAACTTCGAGGACCGGGGCGAGACGTTCAAGCGGCTCGTGCAGGCGCTCTGA
- the mraY gene encoding phospho-N-acetylmuramoyl-pentapeptide-transferase has translation MLFLLYEWLKDTGAGRVLNFLRYPTFRIIAAGVFALLLGMLIGPKLIARLRFKQHGQSNVREDTPDTHQKKKGTPTMGGQLILLCIGAGTLLFADLKSRGVWVMLLLTFGYGFIGFLDDWLKLSKRNSKGLAGRKKMVLQTFFYLVAIFGLMTTWTKADGSFGPTLLISTKLTLPFIPSHWFSPDLGWFYVVFGWIVVVGTSNAVNLTDGLDGLAIVPTIVSATTFAVLCYVAGTTLHLADSQVVDGVTRTVATPLYQYLGILQVPGGAELSVFCASIVGAGIAFLWFNTYPASVFMGDVGSLALGGALGGLAVLSKNEVVSAVIHGVFFAEILSVMIQVISFKTTGKRVFKMAPVHHHFELKGMAEPKIIVRFWIVAILCGGVALLSLKLR, from the coding sequence GTGCTGTTCTTGCTTTACGAGTGGCTCAAGGACACGGGCGCGGGCCGGGTCCTCAACTTCCTGCGCTACCCCACTTTCCGCATCATCGCGGCGGGGGTGTTCGCGCTCCTGTTGGGGATGCTGATCGGCCCCAAGCTCATCGCGCGGCTGCGGTTCAAGCAGCACGGCCAGTCCAACGTCCGCGAGGACACGCCGGACACGCACCAGAAGAAGAAGGGCACGCCCACCATGGGTGGTCAGCTCATCCTCCTGTGCATCGGCGCGGGCACGCTGCTGTTCGCGGACCTCAAGAGCCGCGGCGTCTGGGTGATGCTGCTGCTCACCTTCGGCTACGGCTTCATCGGCTTCCTGGATGATTGGCTCAAGCTGTCCAAGCGCAACTCGAAAGGCCTGGCCGGGCGCAAGAAGATGGTGCTGCAGACCTTCTTCTACCTGGTCGCCATCTTCGGGCTGATGACCACGTGGACGAAGGCGGACGGCTCCTTCGGGCCCACGCTGCTCATCAGCACCAAGCTGACGTTGCCCTTCATCCCGTCACACTGGTTCAGCCCGGACCTCGGCTGGTTCTACGTGGTGTTCGGCTGGATCGTCGTGGTGGGCACCTCCAACGCCGTGAACCTCACGGACGGCCTGGACGGGCTCGCCATCGTGCCCACCATCGTCTCGGCCACCACGTTCGCGGTGCTCTGCTACGTGGCGGGCACCACGCTGCACCTGGCGGACTCGCAGGTGGTGGACGGGGTGACGCGCACCGTGGCCACGCCGCTCTACCAGTACCTGGGCATCCTCCAGGTGCCCGGCGGCGCGGAGTTGTCCGTGTTCTGCGCCAGCATCGTGGGCGCGGGCATCGCCTTCCTCTGGTTCAATACCTACCCGGCGTCCGTGTTCATGGGCGACGTGGGCTCGCTGGCGCTCGGCGGCGCGCTGGGCGGACTGGCCGTGCTCTCCAAGAACGAGGTGGTCTCCGCCGTCATCCACGGGGTCTTCTTCGCGGAGATCCTCAGCGTGATGATTCAGGTCATCTCCTTCAAGACGACGGGCAAGCGCGTCTTCAAGATGGCCCCCGTCCACCACCACTTCGAGCTCAAGGGCATGGCCGAGCCGAAGATCATCGTCCGGTTCTGGATCGTCGCCATCTTGTGTGGCGGCGTGGCGCTGCTGTCCCTCAAGCTTCGCTAG